One Gimesia aquarii DNA segment encodes these proteins:
- the lysA gene encoding diaminopimelate decarboxylase, producing MNTFHYQNGELFCENVPVTRLAEEFGTPLWIYSKSAFLGRLKEIQDAFAEVDPVICYSVKANGNLSILKTMNDAGSSFDVVSGGELFRVQQAGADTSRVVFAGVGKTDEEIRQALQADILMFDVESEAELDAIATIAEELGCIGRVALRLNPDIDAKTHRKTTTGKKGNKFGMDIERATQLADKVLNDDRLELTGIHMHLGSPILSTDPYAKAVKKGAEVIAQLREKGHKTNWLNLGGGFGISYKTNEGPSAQTYADVIVPTIKEIGCRLALEPGRFIAGNSGVLISQIVFTKREGGKLFYIQDGGMTDLIRPAMYDSYHRVWPVKSAIPMPLDCEGEIAGCEPADVVGPVCESCDYFAKDRYLPPMQRADYLCTFSAGAYGSVMSSNYNARPRSVEVLVDGSDYQVIRRRETYEELIALEQV from the coding sequence ATGAATACGTTTCATTATCAGAACGGTGAACTCTTCTGCGAAAATGTTCCCGTCACCAGATTGGCCGAAGAATTTGGTACACCGCTTTGGATCTATTCAAAATCAGCGTTTCTCGGCCGTCTGAAGGAAATTCAGGATGCTTTTGCAGAGGTCGATCCTGTCATCTGTTATTCCGTCAAGGCTAACGGAAATCTGAGCATTCTAAAAACGATGAACGATGCCGGCAGTAGTTTCGATGTGGTTTCAGGAGGGGAACTGTTCCGAGTCCAGCAAGCAGGTGCCGATACATCACGTGTTGTGTTCGCAGGCGTTGGAAAGACCGATGAAGAAATCCGCCAGGCTTTACAAGCCGATATTCTGATGTTTGATGTAGAAAGTGAGGCCGAACTCGACGCCATTGCCACAATAGCAGAGGAACTCGGCTGCATCGGTCGGGTCGCCTTACGTCTGAACCCTGATATTGATGCTAAAACTCACCGTAAAACTACCACTGGGAAAAAGGGCAATAAATTTGGGATGGACATCGAACGAGCCACACAGCTGGCCGACAAAGTCTTGAATGATGACCGACTGGAACTTACAGGAATTCATATGCATCTTGGATCTCCGATTCTTTCAACAGATCCTTACGCCAAAGCGGTCAAGAAAGGCGCTGAAGTCATTGCCCAGCTCCGTGAAAAGGGACATAAAACCAACTGGTTGAATCTGGGAGGCGGATTTGGAATCAGCTATAAAACCAATGAAGGACCTTCGGCTCAGACATATGCTGATGTCATCGTTCCAACAATCAAAGAAATCGGATGCCGCCTGGCTTTGGAACCTGGACGTTTTATTGCAGGAAACTCGGGCGTTTTAATCAGCCAAATTGTCTTCACCAAACGGGAAGGGGGGAAACTCTTTTACATCCAGGATGGGGGCATGACGGATTTGATTCGTCCCGCTATGTACGACTCTTATCATCGGGTCTGGCCAGTGAAGTCTGCGATTCCCATGCCTCTCGACTGTGAAGGAGAAATTGCAGGCTGTGAACCCGCTGACGTTGTTGGTCCGGTCTGTGAATCTTGTGATTATTTCGCGAAAGACCGTTATCTTCCTCCGATGCAACGCGCTGACTATCTTTGCACATTCAGCGCAGGAGCCTATGGATCTGTAATGAGTAGTAATTACAACGCTCGGCCCCGCAGTGTTGAAGTATTGGTCGATGGGAGTGACTACCAGGTGATTCGCCGACGGGAAACATACGAGGAACTCATCGCTTTAGAGCAAGTATAG
- a CDS encoding 2-phosphosulfolactate phosphatase, producing MPTEIRTCLLPLLSQPDEFSGSVAVILDILRASSTIAYALNSGAKSVVPCQEVEEAHLVAEKLKKSEGAQVLLGGERLGVMIEGFDLDNSPARYPAEVVDGKSIVFTTSNGTRALKRAFQAKRILIGSFLNLDALVKELSILDGIICLVCAGTDGSVTGEDCLCAGAIAVELQNLSGQALALDDSTRIVADYYRLQTSKEDGILSAMRASIGGQNLIQRGFETDIQLCSQRGLISAVPEFKQASGEITL from the coding sequence ATGCCAACTGAGATTCGAACCTGTTTATTACCATTATTGTCACAACCTGATGAGTTCTCAGGAAGTGTTGCGGTGATTTTGGATATCTTGCGTGCTTCTTCCACGATCGCATATGCCTTAAATTCAGGTGCAAAATCAGTGGTTCCCTGCCAGGAAGTTGAAGAAGCGCATCTGGTTGCTGAAAAACTGAAGAAATCAGAAGGAGCTCAGGTTTTACTGGGGGGAGAGCGATTGGGAGTGATGATCGAGGGATTTGATCTGGATAACTCCCCTGCCCGTTATCCAGCTGAAGTTGTTGATGGGAAAAGTATTGTTTTTACGACCAGTAATGGAACAAGAGCTCTGAAACGAGCTTTTCAGGCAAAGCGGATCTTGATCGGTTCATTTCTAAACCTGGATGCCCTTGTTAAAGAGCTGAGTATCTTAGATGGTATTATCTGTCTTGTTTGTGCTGGGACTGATGGCAGTGTGACAGGAGAGGATTGTTTATGCGCAGGGGCGATTGCCGTGGAACTTCAGAATCTCTCTGGCCAGGCATTGGCTTTGGATGATTCGACTCGCATTGTGGCAGACTACTATCGCTTACAGACATCAAAGGAAGATGGGATTTTATCAGCGATGCGTGCCAGTATCGGAGGCCAAAACTTGATTCAACGTGGCTTTGAAACGGATATTCAACTATGTTCGCAACGTGGTCTCATTTCTGCTGTCCCTGAATTTAAGCAGGCATCAGGAGAAATTACATTGTAG
- a CDS encoding glycine--tRNA ligase: MKKEMEKIVALCKRRGFIFQSSEIYGGLQGFWDYGPLGVELKRNVREAWWSDMITTHNELVAPEGAPKPFAMTGVETTIIMHPSVWKSSGHFDLFHDFMVDSKESKARFRVDHVSVAVAYASDSSPVACETYMADIGEEGLSKTKRKRLEKAITEYEKEQGIAVSETHQISVCNLMEYSKMLRDADIPATGKLEARCPETGGELTEPREFNLMFKTIIGALSGEEGTAFLRPETAQGMFVNFKNVVDSGRVKIPFGIAQIGKSFRNEITPRNYTFRSREFEQMEMEFFCHPDESFEWYKYWRDRRYNWYIKHGIAEDNLILRDHTQEELAHYSVGTADVEYAFPFMEENEYGELEGVAHRGDFDLRSHMEGKLVREGDQLVVEQNEHGQPKYKGSGKDLTYFDDQTRERFTPHVIEPAAGADRATLAFLCEAYYEDEQPDEKGNMQTRTVMRFHPKLAPVKAAVFPLIKKAGMPEVASSIYQRLKSAGVQAVYDQQGAIGRRYRRQDEIGTPFCLTVDGDTEQDNCVTLRDRDTLEQVRVYIDDVVTEVQKRLNG; this comes from the coding sequence ATGAAAAAAGAGATGGAGAAAATTGTTGCGTTGTGTAAACGGCGAGGATTCATTTTTCAGTCTTCAGAAATTTATGGTGGCCTTCAAGGTTTCTGGGATTATGGTCCCTTAGGAGTTGAACTCAAACGGAATGTCAGAGAAGCCTGGTGGTCTGACATGATTACAACGCACAATGAATTGGTTGCTCCCGAAGGTGCTCCGAAGCCCTTTGCTATGACCGGTGTCGAAACGACGATTATTATGCATCCCAGTGTCTGGAAAAGCTCCGGCCATTTTGATTTGTTTCATGATTTTATGGTCGACTCGAAAGAATCCAAGGCGCGTTTCCGTGTCGATCATGTTTCTGTTGCCGTTGCATATGCGTCCGATAGTTCTCCCGTTGCCTGTGAGACTTATATGGCAGATATTGGAGAAGAAGGTCTTTCAAAAACGAAACGTAAACGTTTGGAAAAGGCAATTACGGAGTATGAAAAAGAGCAAGGGATTGCTGTCAGTGAAACTCATCAAATATCTGTCTGTAACCTTATGGAATACAGCAAGATGCTCAGGGATGCCGATATTCCAGCAACTGGAAAACTGGAGGCGCGTTGTCCCGAAACTGGTGGAGAACTGACTGAACCACGTGAGTTTAACTTAATGTTTAAAACAATCATTGGTGCATTGTCTGGTGAAGAAGGAACCGCCTTTCTGCGTCCGGAGACAGCGCAAGGAATGTTCGTGAATTTCAAAAATGTGGTTGATAGCGGGCGAGTGAAAATTCCATTTGGAATTGCTCAGATCGGAAAAAGTTTTCGCAATGAAATTACGCCGCGCAACTACACCTTTCGTTCTCGTGAATTTGAGCAGATGGAAATGGAGTTCTTCTGTCATCCGGATGAGTCATTTGAGTGGTACAAGTATTGGCGAGATCGTCGTTATAACTGGTATATCAAACATGGCATAGCAGAAGACAATTTGATTCTCCGTGATCATACACAAGAGGAACTCGCTCACTACTCTGTCGGTACAGCCGATGTTGAGTATGCGTTTCCTTTCATGGAGGAGAATGAATATGGTGAACTTGAAGGGGTAGCCCATCGCGGCGATTTCGATTTGCGTTCACATATGGAGGGTAAACTAGTTCGTGAAGGAGATCAATTGGTGGTCGAACAGAATGAACATGGTCAGCCCAAATACAAAGGAAGTGGTAAGGATTTGACTTACTTTGATGACCAGACACGAGAACGATTTACACCGCATGTGATTGAGCCCGCCGCAGGTGCAGATCGCGCCACACTCGCGTTTCTTTGTGAAGCATACTACGAAGATGAGCAACCCGATGAAAAAGGCAACATGCAGACTCGAACGGTGATGCGGTTCCATCCCAAGTTAGCTCCCGTGAAAGCAGCGGTGTTTCCTTTAATCAAAAAAGCTGGTATGCCGGAAGTGGCGTCGTCAATCTATCAACGTTTGAAATCTGCAGGGGTTCAGGCCGTTTATGATCAGCAAGGAGCGATTGGACGCCGTTATCGGCGTCAGGATGAAATTGGAACACCTTTCTGCTTGACTGTGGATGGTGATACCGAACAAGATAACTGTGTTACCTTGCGTGATCGTGATACACTGGAACAGGTGCGTGTTTACATTGATGACGTCGTGACCGAAGTTCAAAAACGACTCAATGGCTAA
- the purD gene encoding phosphoribosylamine--glycine ligase: MKVLVIGQGGREHALAWKLAQSESVSQVFCAPGNAGTQSEATNVAINVSDIPRMVSFAKEESIRLAVVGPEVPLVEGMADALREAGVAVFGPSKAAAELEGSKSFAKQMMWKANVPTAKSETFFNFEAAEAYLEDREEQPLVIKADGLAAGKGVILCDTKQEALDAIKSLMRIKEFGDAGSTIIIEEKLIGQEVSILAIVSGSTIIPLETSQDHKAAHDGDKGPNTGGMGAYSPAPLVTETMMDEIIEKILVPMVNVMKIEDRAFNGILYAGLMITNQGPKVLEFNVRFGDPEAQPVLMRLKTDLGELLLAAAEERLESIDPLEWDERPTVCVVMASEGYPGDYEKGKVIRGLDEAAQLSDTKVFHAGTTMQEGQVVTDGGRVLGVTAIGETIGEAKLKAYQAVKCIRWDGAWCRKDISDKAR, from the coding sequence ATGAAAGTTTTAGTGATTGGTCAGGGGGGCCGTGAGCATGCTCTGGCTTGGAAACTGGCTCAGTCTGAGAGTGTCAGTCAGGTTTTTTGTGCGCCGGGAAATGCCGGAACACAGTCAGAAGCGACAAACGTTGCGATTAATGTCTCGGATATTCCCAGGATGGTATCGTTTGCTAAAGAAGAGTCGATTCGGTTGGCTGTTGTTGGACCTGAGGTACCTCTAGTGGAAGGCATGGCCGATGCATTACGTGAGGCGGGAGTTGCTGTTTTTGGTCCCTCGAAAGCAGCAGCAGAACTTGAAGGCAGCAAGTCATTTGCGAAGCAGATGATGTGGAAAGCCAATGTTCCGACGGCAAAGTCAGAAACTTTTTTCAACTTTGAAGCAGCCGAGGCTTATCTGGAAGATCGTGAAGAGCAGCCATTAGTGATCAAGGCAGATGGTTTGGCAGCCGGTAAGGGAGTTATACTTTGCGATACTAAACAGGAAGCCCTTGATGCGATCAAGTCTTTGATGAGAATCAAGGAATTTGGAGATGCTGGTAGTACAATCATTATTGAAGAAAAATTGATTGGCCAGGAAGTCAGTATTCTGGCAATTGTGAGTGGTTCCACCATTATCCCTTTAGAGACATCACAAGATCACAAGGCGGCTCATGATGGTGATAAAGGTCCGAATACCGGTGGAATGGGAGCCTATAGTCCAGCGCCATTGGTGACAGAAACAATGATGGACGAGATCATTGAAAAGATTCTGGTTCCTATGGTTAACGTAATGAAAATTGAAGACCGTGCTTTTAACGGGATACTCTATGCGGGTTTGATGATTACAAATCAAGGACCGAAAGTTCTCGAATTTAATGTTCGCTTTGGTGATCCAGAAGCGCAGCCCGTGCTGATGCGACTCAAAACCGATCTGGGAGAACTTTTACTAGCTGCAGCAGAAGAGCGGTTGGAAAGTATCGATCCGCTGGAATGGGATGAACGTCCGACAGTCTGCGTGGTTATGGCTTCAGAAGGTTATCCTGGTGACTACGAAAAAGGAAAAGTGATTCGGGGTTTGGATGAGGCAGCACAGTTATCGGATACCAAAGTTTTTCATGCAGGAACAACAATGCAAGAAGGTCAGGTCGTTACAGATGGTGGCCGAGTTTTGGGGGTGACTGCCATTGGAGAAACCATCGGCGAGGCGAAACTGAAAGCCTATCAGGCGGTCAAATGTATCAGATGGGATGGTGCCTGGTGTCGAAAAGATATTTCAGACAAAGCACGTTGA
- a CDS encoding aspartate-semialdehyde dehydrogenase — MFDTVAILGATGAVGHIMRKLLEDRKFQANQFRFLASARSAGKTLEFQGKTYTLEELTKDSFEGVELVISSTPDDTAAEFLPSAIEAGAIVIDESGYWRMKPEVALVIPEINPEAALEAKGIIASPNCSTTQMVMALKPLHDASPVRRVIVSTYQATSGAGVVGTSDLMEGSRAFLDGEDHEYQAFQHPIAFNAIPQIGSEKEAGYTSEEMKMVYETRKILGDDTIQINPTCVRIPVANCHSETITVETERPISPEEAHQLFEAFPGITVVDDLKNFSYPLPSTCDGSDEVFIGRIRRDISSPNGLSFWCVSDNLRKGAATNAVQIAELLAKHRACT, encoded by the coding sequence GTGTTTGATACTGTCGCCATTCTTGGTGCTACGGGTGCCGTTGGGCATATTATGCGAAAACTGCTGGAAGATCGTAAATTTCAAGCAAATCAATTTCGGTTCCTGGCATCAGCGCGATCTGCCGGTAAAACTCTAGAATTCCAAGGGAAAACCTATACCCTTGAAGAATTAACTAAAGATTCCTTTGAGGGAGTTGAACTGGTGATTTCGTCTACTCCCGACGACACTGCAGCTGAGTTCCTACCATCGGCAATTGAAGCGGGCGCGATTGTGATTGACGAGTCAGGCTACTGGCGAATGAAACCTGAAGTGGCGCTTGTCATTCCTGAAATCAACCCAGAAGCAGCTTTGGAAGCAAAAGGCATCATTGCCAGCCCGAACTGTTCAACAACTCAGATGGTCATGGCCTTAAAACCTCTCCACGACGCGTCTCCCGTTCGACGGGTGATTGTGAGCACTTATCAAGCGACCAGTGGAGCAGGAGTCGTTGGCACCAGCGATCTTATGGAAGGTTCGCGCGCATTCTTAGACGGTGAAGACCATGAGTATCAAGCCTTTCAACACCCGATCGCCTTTAACGCCATTCCTCAAATCGGTAGTGAAAAAGAAGCGGGATACACCAGCGAAGAAATGAAAATGGTGTATGAAACCCGTAAAATTCTCGGAGATGACACAATACAAATCAATCCGACCTGCGTTCGCATTCCAGTTGCTAACTGTCACAGTGAAACAATCACGGTCGAAACAGAGCGTCCTATTTCTCCTGAAGAAGCGCACCAGCTATTCGAAGCATTCCCTGGAATTACGGTGGTAGATGACCTGAAGAATTTCTCGTATCCGCTTCCCTCCACCTGTGATGGCAGTGATGAAGTCTTCATTGGTCGCATCCGCCGTGATATCTCTTCTCCGAATGGACTCAGTTTCTGGTGTGTAAGTGACAATCTGCGTAAAGGTGCTGCCACAAATGCTGTCCAAATTGCAGAGTTGCTCGCAAAACATCGAGCCTGCACTTAA
- a CDS encoding HEAT repeat domain-containing protein translates to MSLKNRILATFALAFLCALSALTRAWTQDKVPPQNQDPVSNFNLTADDLLLTKPETPEQLMQAVVQLTDLGQATSAKPYLKQLMKADIDNETVLMLRDKYGPAAFIALANNKTLQPESTELLKKMEVAFRAYATDPARIDGLINDLTGSPTDRAIAIIELKSAGAIVASPILKRLGKSEDPTTKDELAFALSQLGSPVVQPLIAAVRSPNLNIRKVAADVLGDIGDPAAILYLWNPAFSQSQPKSIQISARIALAKLLGKDTRKTEELNRHGAQLELKKAAIRLYQTYNDQSENQKIWVWDTKQETVIQKEIPAEETNLTLGLRFAKEALEMSPDREDVQTLYLAMALAMDAYRVGWNNPLPQGKGTAFNLALLSGSKAVSQVLALAMKNGHTPSAIAALKALGQIGSRTLLYEKLDKHSSVIAALNYPDRRVQFAAATAIMQLDPTKTFPGATRVIAILTRALRGEGSQSAIVIDSSVPRAQSMAGTFNELGYNTQPYQTGKAGFKAATSRMDIEFIALEANIARWGLSQTIANLRADSRTANIPIIIYGPLRLKNKIEYSIRRYPLVHYIVESNDSKNVGNQIRPFLSSLKTPELTGDIRTEYRKAALYWLSHIASSQRTKIYDLESAEKPLLQLVPDRDLASNALITLGGIPTRSAQADLVKVIVNNVFKADVKEIAALQLAFHIQKYGLLIDSMQVAEIQKAYQAAQDPDLNTALASVLGTLQPDNKIVGERLQKFQPETNTP, encoded by the coding sequence ATGTCTTTAAAAAATCGGATCCTGGCAACTTTTGCTCTGGCGTTCCTCTGCGCCTTGAGTGCATTAACGCGTGCCTGGACACAAGATAAAGTACCTCCCCAAAATCAGGATCCGGTTTCCAATTTCAACTTAACCGCTGATGACTTGCTGCTTACTAAACCCGAAACCCCCGAGCAACTCATGCAGGCCGTCGTTCAACTCACAGACCTCGGTCAAGCAACTTCTGCGAAGCCGTATCTTAAACAGTTGATGAAAGCAGACATCGATAATGAAACTGTGTTGATGTTACGAGATAAATATGGCCCGGCTGCATTCATTGCTTTGGCGAACAATAAAACATTACAACCTGAATCAACTGAGCTGCTCAAAAAAATGGAAGTGGCTTTTCGTGCTTATGCCACTGATCCTGCCCGTATTGATGGGTTAATCAATGATCTCACAGGCTCACCAACAGATCGCGCCATTGCGATCATTGAATTGAAATCTGCTGGTGCTATTGTTGCGTCTCCGATCTTGAAGCGATTGGGAAAAAGCGAAGATCCGACCACCAAGGATGAATTGGCATTTGCGCTGTCGCAATTAGGTTCACCCGTAGTTCAACCATTAATCGCCGCTGTGCGTTCTCCCAACCTCAATATCCGCAAGGTAGCCGCTGATGTGCTTGGAGATATTGGTGATCCAGCTGCAATTCTTTATCTCTGGAATCCGGCTTTTTCGCAAAGTCAGCCTAAAAGTATTCAAATCTCCGCCCGCATTGCATTGGCAAAACTACTTGGAAAAGATACTCGTAAGACAGAAGAGCTAAACCGACACGGTGCACAACTGGAGTTAAAAAAAGCAGCCATTCGCTTGTACCAAACCTATAATGATCAGTCAGAGAATCAAAAAATCTGGGTCTGGGATACCAAACAAGAGACGGTCATACAAAAAGAGATTCCTGCAGAAGAAACAAATTTAACTCTAGGTCTGCGTTTTGCCAAAGAAGCTTTGGAAATGTCTCCCGACCGCGAAGATGTGCAGACACTCTATTTAGCAATGGCGCTCGCGATGGACGCCTATCGTGTTGGTTGGAATAACCCGCTTCCACAAGGCAAGGGGACTGCATTCAATTTAGCCCTGCTATCGGGATCGAAAGCTGTCAGCCAGGTCCTTGCTTTAGCCATGAAAAACGGACACACTCCCAGTGCCATTGCCGCTCTGAAAGCGTTAGGGCAGATCGGTTCACGCACTCTTCTTTATGAAAAACTGGATAAGCATTCTTCGGTCATTGCTGCATTGAACTATCCTGATCGTCGAGTCCAATTTGCCGCTGCAACAGCAATCATGCAACTTGATCCAACCAAAACGTTTCCAGGCGCTACACGAGTGATCGCCATTCTCACTCGAGCCTTACGCGGAGAAGGTTCACAATCAGCAATTGTAATTGACTCCAGCGTACCACGCGCTCAATCGATGGCTGGTACCTTTAATGAACTTGGATATAACACTCAACCTTATCAGACAGGAAAAGCAGGATTTAAAGCAGCCACAAGTCGCATGGATATCGAATTCATTGCTCTGGAAGCCAATATCGCACGTTGGGGACTTTCTCAAACGATTGCCAATCTGCGAGCTGATTCCCGAACAGCAAATATACCGATCATCATCTACGGCCCACTTCGCCTGAAGAACAAAATAGAATATTCAATCCGACGTTATCCTTTGGTTCATTACATTGTCGAATCGAATGATTCTAAAAATGTAGGAAATCAAATCAGACCTTTCCTGAGCAGCTTGAAAACTCCAGAATTGACCGGAGACATCCGGACTGAATACCGAAAGGCTGCGCTGTATTGGCTATCTCACATCGCATCCAGTCAACGCACCAAGATTTATGATCTGGAATCAGCTGAAAAACCCTTATTGCAACTGGTCCCTGATCGAGATTTGGCGTCGAATGCACTCATCACCCTTGGGGGCATCCCTACACGCTCTGCTCAGGCAGACCTGGTGAAAGTCATTGTAAATAATGTATTCAAAGCCGATGTCAAAGAAATTGCCGCTCTGCAACTTGCTTTTCATATTCAGAAATACGGATTGTTGATTGATTCCATGCAGGTTGCTGAGATTCAAAAAGCATATCAGGCAGCACAAGATCCAGATTTGAACACCGCACTGGCTTCGGTTTTAGGCACACTTCAGCCTGATAATAAAATCGTTGGAGAACGACTACAAAAGTTTCAACCAGAGACAAACACTCCTTAA
- a CDS encoding FAD-dependent oxidoreductase encodes MTNKKIDRRDFGKYLAGGTAAFVTGTTASSAKEPILDGITRPSNTMIIDGGGQSVWNSSAQHVRTSGWISPDGKVFHEAARNIPIVEEDDVIVCGGGPAGVAAALASARSGAKTRLLEVNGCVGGVWTAGALTLIIDAQNKPGVMREILQKLEERGASNPLQNGSVAYDTEKTKLLLEDLLLEAGVKIQLHTRVVGAVTDINNRLSVIVTESKSGRQAWRAKSFIDCSGDGDLAAQAGCGYEFGQPGTGLTQPMSLMVLLTGVTTDGIAPFIRGDAEPRKLGNPKKNLLAEFQRAGVDPSYGGPTIFRVREGLYAMMANHEYGTLAIDAAHVTDATLQARREVHKLINSLKKLGSPWTNLEIVATAEHIGTREGRRIRGRYHVISDDLKKGARFEDGICRVRFGIDVHSTNPDKTKAIEKKPFKSRPYDIPLRALIARDVTGLMMAGRCISGDFIAHSSYRVTGNAVAMGEAAGVASALAATTQKLPHEVPFSTVAKQLEQIRSADTRQVKS; translated from the coding sequence ATGACCAACAAGAAAATAGACCGTCGAGATTTTGGGAAATACCTTGCCGGTGGCACAGCGGCTTTTGTTACAGGAACTACTGCATCCTCTGCTAAAGAGCCTATCCTGGATGGTATTACGCGACCATCGAATACGATGATTATTGATGGAGGAGGACAATCCGTATGGAATTCTTCAGCACAACATGTTCGGACCAGTGGTTGGATTTCTCCCGATGGAAAAGTTTTTCATGAGGCGGCTCGGAACATTCCCATTGTTGAAGAGGACGATGTGATTGTATGTGGAGGTGGCCCGGCCGGAGTCGCGGCCGCCTTGGCATCTGCAAGGAGCGGTGCCAAAACCAGGTTGCTCGAAGTAAATGGTTGTGTAGGTGGAGTCTGGACTGCGGGAGCTCTGACATTAATTATAGATGCTCAAAACAAACCGGGTGTGATGCGTGAAATTTTACAAAAACTGGAAGAGAGAGGTGCCAGTAATCCATTGCAGAATGGATCGGTGGCTTACGATACTGAGAAAACAAAATTGCTGTTGGAAGATTTGTTATTAGAGGCAGGCGTCAAAATTCAGTTGCATACCCGAGTTGTGGGTGCTGTGACGGATATTAATAATCGACTTTCAGTGATTGTGACAGAATCCAAATCCGGCAGGCAGGCGTGGAGAGCGAAGTCTTTTATTGATTGTTCGGGTGATGGCGATTTAGCGGCACAGGCAGGCTGTGGCTATGAATTTGGTCAACCGGGAACAGGACTTACTCAACCGATGAGTCTAATGGTATTGCTGACAGGGGTGACCACTGATGGAATCGCCCCATTCATTCGAGGAGATGCAGAACCTCGCAAGCTAGGAAATCCAAAGAAAAATCTTCTGGCAGAATTTCAACGAGCGGGCGTCGATCCTTCCTATGGCGGTCCGACGATTTTTCGAGTGCGTGAAGGGCTATATGCCATGATGGCGAATCATGAATATGGAACACTGGCGATTGATGCAGCGCATGTGACCGATGCCACCTTGCAAGCACGTCGTGAAGTCCATAAGTTGATCAATAGTTTGAAAAAGTTAGGTAGTCCCTGGACAAACTTAGAGATCGTTGCCACAGCAGAACACATTGGTACGCGCGAAGGTCGGCGGATCAGAGGAAGATATCATGTCATAAGTGATGATTTAAAGAAGGGCGCCCGGTTTGAGGATGGGATTTGTCGTGTGCGTTTTGGAATTGATGTCCATTCTACTAATCCCGATAAGACTAAGGCGATTGAAAAGAAACCGTTTAAGTCGCGACCTTATGATATTCCTCTACGGGCTTTAATTGCCCGTGATGTGACTGGGCTGATGATGGCGGGCCGGTGTATCAGCGGTGATTTTATTGCACATAGCAGTTACCGAGTTACTGGAAATGCCGTAGCGATGGGGGAAGCAGCAGGCGTGGCTTCAGCACTTGCTGCTACAACGCAGAAACTGCCTCATGAGGTCCCCTTCTCTACAGTGGCAAAACAACTCGAACAAATTCGCTCGGCGGATACGAGGCAAGTGAAGAGCTAG